ATCTCCACCGCTTCGATTTCCACGCTGGGGTGGCGCTGGGCGGCCATGAGGGCGAGCAGGCCAGTGCCGGTGCCAATGTCGAGCAGGCGTGTGGCGCCGGTAAGGTCGGTGGTGGCGCCCAGCAGGCAGGCGTCGGTGCTCACCTTCATGGCGCAGGCGCTTTGCTCGATGCGGAACTGCTTAAAATCGAAGTAGTCGTTGGGCATGAGGCGCGGCTACAGCAGCGGCGTTTGGCTCAAGGCCTCATAGCCTTCGTCTATCAGCAGGCCCTTGCCGAGGGCGCTTTGCACGGCCAGCACGTCGCAGCGCTCGTTTTCGGGGTGGCCGGCGTGGCCCTTTATCCAGTGGAAGCTCACTTTCCGCTGCCGGTAGATTTTTAGAAAGCGGCGCCACAAATCCTCGTTGGCTTTTTTGCCAAAGTCGGGTTTCTTTTCCCAGCCAAACACCCACTTTTTCTCCACGGCATCCACCACGTACTTCGAGTCGGAAACGACGCGAATGGGCAGGTCGGGCCGAGTCACGGCTTCGAGCCCGACAATCACGGCGAGCAGTTCCATGCGGTTGTTGGTGGTGTAGCGGAAGCCTTGGGTGAGCTCTTTTTCGTGGGGGCCGTAGCGCAGTATGGTCCC
This region of Hymenobacter sedentarius genomic DNA includes:
- the rnhA gene encoding ribonuclease HI is translated as MIHLFTDGSARGNPGPGGYGTILRYGPHEKELTQGFRYTTNNRMELLAVIVGLEAVTRPDLPIRVVSDSKYVVDAVEKKWVFGWEKKPDFGKKANEDLWRRFLKIYRQRKVSFHWIKGHAGHPENERCDVLAVQSALGKGLLIDEGYEALSQTPLL